The following is a genomic window from Dioscorea cayenensis subsp. rotundata cultivar TDr96_F1 chromosome 10, TDr96_F1_v2_PseudoChromosome.rev07_lg8_w22 25.fasta, whole genome shotgun sequence.
attgactgatgagaacgaacgggtgttcggaaatttatgttaccgtgcataagaattaatgccgtcattaattcttacgcacgggataccataaccttgccacctgccacgtgccacatgccaacaattcagatcaaacgaaaaagatcaccgttttacgcagagactttgagaatttacacgtttatgaatagttatacatgtaaagataatgttaaacggagatgggaagtattaaacggatatgacaattattaaacatattagtaaaatatttaaacggataatagcaaatagttaaacattatttaaaatatacaaatagataaccataaacgagaagaactttacaacgaaatgaactcgtcgtaattactgttcttctcgtcgtaatacaactttacaaccataaacgagaagacgacaatggcacatgctctgcctcgacaataaaatcgactacagctcatttgaagatgaagtgcacttgaccaatccgatggaaatcaatttcattttctgttcgagaaaccgatttatatatttcgggtatgataatgaggagaataacaagatgtaatgtaactccttggcattgtctatcagaaaccaagcagaaagcccttcaaaaggttgaacatgatgtgatttggcgctttcctttcccaccattttcagggccaaaaatgggatttcacaacatggacccatttgaagtgaacggtagggggtaaaagggaagttaaacactaacggaagggctgtccgtggtgtgtaaaagtaggagggggtttttgggaagttttgaaaattacgaggggtgaacagtaattttccctaatattaataataataataatgtttcaaCGAGTTTGACGTATCATCCTAActataaacaactaaataaatatgACACAAAGTTTTCTTTGATGCAACTGTTTGGTGACCTATTTTGTTCCAATTTTACTTCTATAACTTTTGACCATTCacatcttattatttattattttatgtaatgATCTGATATAGAAACAAGTTTTATATTATACTATCAAATGCCGGACATTCAATGGTAACCAACATTTCTGATTGGCAGTGTTTTGGATTACAACAACACAGATGGAAATATCAACATCCTTCCATTGCTCAAAACCATAATCAGCCACAAAATACCAGTATGGATCTTCAGGCAAGATGTTACTAATTTATTCTTGGAATCAAATTGCATATTTAGAACATAACCTAAAAGATTAATTGATGAACAAACATTGTTCTCTTTACTTTACAGTGGTGATCAAGACTCAGTTGTTCCATTGTTAGGATCTCGAACACTTGTACGAGAACTAGCACATGAGATGAAACACAGCATTACAGTTCCATATCGCACATGGTTCTATAAAGACcagttatatacatatattcatatGATATCGAATTAATGTTTATATAGATTATATCATATCTAAAGATGGTATATATACTTGTGATTCAATTAAGGTGGGAGGATATGGATGACAGAGTATGGGAACCTGCTGACATTTGCTACTGTGAGAGGTGCTGCTCATATGGTTCCTTATGCACAACCAGGAAGAGCTCTTCAACTCTTCAGGTCATTTGTGAAAGGACAGAGACTCCCAAACATAACACAAATTTCCTtttgatcttttgttttggtaCTGTTTCAAATCAcatttttgtgaacttttgaagaagaacaaataataacagaagaataagagtttg
Proteins encoded in this region:
- the LOC120270763 gene encoding serine carboxypeptidase-like 42: MARPSGPSGSPTGDIGVLDYNNTDGNINILPLLKTIISHKIPVWIFSGDQDSVVPLLGSRTLVRELAHEMKHSITVPYRTWFYKDQIWMTEYGNLLTFATVRGAAHMVPYAQPGRALQLFRSFVKGQRLPNITQISF